The Acetonema longum DSM 6540 region TGGCTCCCTTTCCGCCGACCAGGGCAAGACTTGATTTATCCGTTTCCGAAAAGTAAAGCACATACTGATTCATGGTAGCGCTCCTTTCTTAAATAGTGGGCTTAAAAATAATATCTTTAAAAAATTATAAGATATCTTGCATCGTAAAAATAGCTAGCTCTAATTCTATAAAGGCTTAATTATTTCACTACTGTCAGTAATACTATTCTCTCGTTAGTGATCCTAGATACCTAAAAAAAATGTAAAATCTTTTCCATAGTAAACACTTTTGCCATGTACTGGCCCAAGGGCCAAGCTAGGAGCAATAGTACAGCAAGAAACAGTCCAAACAATATGATATCTGTCATCATCTTAAAATTCCTCCGGTTTCCACAATGCGTAAAGTAAATACACCAGTAACAAGACGGCGGTGATTCCTGCCAACCATAAGTTCTATG contains the following coding sequences:
- the kdpF gene encoding K(+)-transporting ATPase subunit F encodes the protein MAGITAVLLLVYLLYALWKPEEF